A single Silvibacterium dinghuense DNA region contains:
- a CDS encoding LysR family transcriptional regulator: MELKHLRSFVAVAEELSFVRAAGMLHLSQAALTEQIQKLEQELGVQLFLRDKRSVALTEPGAIFLTEARATLVRAQQAVERVQKAARGETGRLRIGFVSSAALEIVPGIALAFRHKFPDITLDLTNMRTSMQVKRLLAGTLDAGFVRLPLAQPQLLTTIVHREPFVLALPEDHRLAQSKSIQLGDFRDEKFVSYGRRWAPGFFDAMMQMCTREGFSPEIVQETGEMYTTMALVAAGVGVAILPRSVALAPSQGVAVKPLPKSVGTSEIAMAVRRSGWTALIEHFVETVDEVLREDNRMPNLVNR, from the coding sequence GTGGAGCTGAAACACCTACGATCGTTCGTCGCAGTGGCCGAAGAGTTGAGCTTCGTGCGTGCGGCCGGTATGCTGCATCTCTCGCAGGCAGCGCTGACCGAGCAGATTCAAAAGCTGGAACAGGAACTGGGCGTGCAACTGTTCCTGCGCGACAAGCGAAGCGTGGCCCTGACCGAGCCCGGAGCGATCTTTCTGACAGAGGCACGGGCTACGCTGGTACGGGCACAGCAAGCCGTAGAGCGCGTTCAGAAGGCCGCACGCGGCGAGACCGGACGGCTGCGTATCGGCTTTGTAAGTTCGGCTGCGCTCGAGATCGTGCCAGGGATTGCGCTCGCATTCCGGCATAAATTCCCAGACATCACATTGGATCTGACCAACATGCGCACCAGCATGCAGGTGAAGCGGCTGCTGGCCGGCACTCTGGATGCAGGCTTCGTGCGGCTGCCACTGGCGCAGCCGCAGCTCCTCACGACAATCGTGCATCGCGAGCCCTTTGTTCTGGCGCTGCCGGAGGATCATCGTCTTGCACAGTCGAAGAGTATCCAGCTCGGAGATTTTCGCGACGAGAAGTTCGTCAGCTATGGGCGGCGATGGGCACCGGGTTTCTTCGACGCGATGATGCAGATGTGTACGCGCGAAGGCTTCAGCCCGGAGATCGTACAGGAGACGGGCGAGATGTACACGACGATGGCGCTGGTCGCCGCCGGCGTAGGCGTGGCCATCCTGCCTCGATCGGTGGCGCTGGCGCCGTCGCAGGGCGTGGCGGTGAAGCCGCTTCCCAAGTCTGTCGGCACCTCGGAGATCGCCATGGCAGTGCGCCGGAGCGGATGGACTGCGTTGATCGAGCATTTTGTCGAAACAGTGGATGAAGTGCTCCGGGAGGACAATCGCATGCCCAATTTGGTGAACCGGTAG
- a CDS encoding cupin domain-containing protein, with amino-acid sequence MKELTAEKDGLEGVSRRSFLGVGSAALATAAVAGFTAHAQEASAGQKPGGPTSDPGPENRGLLELNSNVNMPPVTDHGDTGPLWYSFDLARKRMEKGGWTHQVTQRELAPSKDLAGVNMRLTAGSFRELHWHTANEWAFMEYGNARVTVLNPDGTMFIDDVSEGDLWFFPAGYPHSIQGLGPDGCQFLLVFDEGNFSEDNTFLLSETVAHTPPEVLMKNSNLTMEEIARLPKEQLYIFPAELPNSLASDRASIGGASVRAPQQYTFKMTAMEPTVKGRGGEVRVVDSKNFPASSTIAAGLVRLKPGAIRELHWHPNASEWQFWLAGKGRMTVMMPEGRARTVDFRANDVGFVPAVAAHYIENTGDTDVLFLEMFKTSQFQDVSLNNWIRRMPPEMAQAHLNLSEATLRKIPAEKQEIIAG; translated from the coding sequence ATGAAAGAGCTGACGGCAGAGAAGGACGGATTGGAAGGCGTATCACGACGGAGCTTTCTTGGTGTAGGCTCGGCCGCATTGGCAACCGCCGCAGTGGCGGGATTCACGGCGCATGCGCAGGAAGCATCGGCAGGGCAGAAGCCAGGCGGCCCGACCAGCGATCCTGGGCCGGAGAATCGCGGCCTGCTGGAACTGAACTCAAACGTGAACATGCCGCCTGTGACCGACCACGGCGATACCGGCCCGCTCTGGTACTCCTTCGACCTGGCGCGCAAGCGCATGGAAAAAGGCGGCTGGACACACCAGGTAACGCAGCGCGAACTGGCCCCATCGAAGGATCTGGCCGGGGTGAACATGCGCCTGACAGCAGGCAGCTTTCGCGAGCTGCACTGGCACACTGCGAATGAATGGGCCTTCATGGAATACGGCAATGCGCGCGTTACGGTGCTGAACCCGGACGGGACCATGTTCATCGACGATGTGAGCGAGGGCGACCTATGGTTCTTCCCGGCTGGCTACCCGCACTCGATCCAGGGCCTGGGACCGGATGGCTGTCAGTTCCTGCTGGTCTTCGACGAAGGCAACTTCTCCGAGGACAATACCTTCCTGCTCTCAGAGACCGTGGCACACACCCCGCCCGAGGTGCTGATGAAGAATTCGAATCTGACCATGGAGGAGATCGCGCGGTTACCCAAGGAACAGCTCTACATCTTCCCGGCCGAGCTGCCGAATTCGCTGGCCTCGGACCGCGCCTCTATTGGCGGCGCAAGCGTACGGGCTCCGCAGCAGTACACCTTCAAGATGACGGCGATGGAGCCGACGGTAAAGGGGCGCGGCGGCGAAGTGCGCGTGGTGGACTCGAAGAACTTCCCGGCAAGCTCGACCATCGCGGCCGGCCTGGTGCGTCTGAAGCCGGGCGCGATCCGCGAATTACACTGGCATCCGAATGCTTCGGAGTGGCAGTTCTGGCTGGCTGGCAAAGGCCGCATGACAGTGATGATGCCTGAGGGTAGGGCCCGCACCGTGGACTTCCGCGCCAACGACGTGGGCTTTGTGCCGGCCGTTGCGGCACATTACATCGAAAACACCGGCGATACCGACGTGCTGTTCCTGGAAATGTTCAAGACCAGCCAGTTCCAGGATGTTTCGCTGAACAACTGGATCCGGCGCATGCCTCCGGAGATGGCGCAGGCACACCTGAATCTAAGCGAAGCAACACTGCGAAAGATTCCGGCAGAGAAGCAGGAGATCATCGCCGGTTAA
- a CDS encoding c-type cytochrome: MTSRPSFAHVAALLALAALAGCKAGKPGPAQTHTVNWVKHHITVGGKHDRNPFPATASNIDDGKQAFTQYCMVCHGLDGQNTGVPFAAMIDPPVPSLASSEVQSYTDGQLKWIIQHGIGPSGMPPSEGVFADDDMWKMVLYIRHLPRAGSLGEPAVYGGTVPSK, translated from the coding sequence ATGACCTCGCGCCCCTCTTTCGCCCATGTTGCCGCGCTTCTTGCCCTCGCCGCCCTCGCCGGTTGCAAGGCAGGGAAGCCCGGTCCTGCGCAGACCCACACCGTGAACTGGGTCAAGCACCACATCACCGTCGGAGGAAAGCACGATCGCAATCCCTTTCCGGCTACGGCTTCGAACATCGATGACGGCAAGCAGGCCTTCACCCAGTACTGCATGGTCTGTCACGGTCTCGATGGCCAGAACACGGGTGTTCCCTTTGCTGCAATGATCGACCCGCCGGTCCCATCGCTCGCTTCCTCCGAGGTGCAGAGTTACACGGACGGCCAGCTCAAGTGGATCATCCAGCACGGCATCGGGCCCTCCGGCATGCCGCCGTCCGAAGGTGTCTTCGCCGATGACGATATGTGGAAGATGGTTCTCTACATTCGCCATCTGCCCAGGGCTGGCAGCCTCGGCGAGCCCGCTGTTTATGGTGGTACGGTTCCCTCGAAGTAA
- a CDS encoding GNAT family N-acetyltransferase, translating to MRVRKARLHDATNIYELVNSLSGDGTLLRRVFAEICENVRDFTVAETDSGVFLGCGALHLYGPHLAEVRSIVVKPEAKGQGAGGRLLQALLDEAEDHGVGCVCLFTRIPDFFFRYGFREVEDRAALPDKIFKDCQNCPRLYRCDEVAMARGNLPRVSILGPRVQAEQLVRLTG from the coding sequence ATGCGGGTGCGTAAGGCTCGGCTTCATGACGCAACCAATATCTACGAGCTGGTGAACAGCCTTTCGGGCGATGGCACCCTGCTGCGGCGCGTTTTCGCAGAGATTTGCGAAAACGTGCGTGATTTCACAGTAGCGGAAACAGACTCGGGGGTCTTCCTTGGGTGCGGCGCGCTGCATCTTTACGGGCCGCATCTTGCCGAGGTGCGGTCCATCGTCGTGAAGCCCGAGGCCAAGGGCCAGGGCGCGGGCGGCCGCTTGCTGCAAGCGCTGCTGGATGAGGCCGAGGATCACGGCGTGGGCTGCGTGTGCCTCTTCACGCGCATTCCGGATTTCTTCTTCCGCTATGGCTTTCGCGAAGTGGAAGACCGGGCGGCGCTGCCGGACAAGATCTTCAAGGACTGCCAGAACTGCCCGCGGCTCTATCGCTGCGACGAAGTGGCAATGGCGCGCGGGAACCTGCCTCGGGTTTCGATCCTGGGACCACGCGTGCAGGCGGAACAGCTGGTACGACTGACTGGATAA